A segment of the Gemmatimonadales bacterium genome:
CCCGCGCTCGGTCCGGTTCGCCGAGACGTTCGCCGCGGCGGCGCTGGATGCCGGCCTCGTGGTCTGGCCGAACGTGGGGCAGGCCGACGGCCGGGATGGGGATCTCGCCATGCTCGCGCCACCGTTCGTGGTGACCGAGTCAGAAATCGAGGAGATGGTCCGGCTCTTCGGGCAGGCGCTCCGCGCCACCGGGGAGCGGATCGGAGCGAGGCAATGACCGCGACGACCAAGATCACCTACACCTCGGCCAGCGGCGATCTGGCCGAATTCCACCGCCTGTTCGATCAGGCCCTGGACCGGGTCCGGGCGTCGGCCGGTGGGCGGCACCCGTTCTACATCGATGGCGAGGCGGTGGAGACCCGGCTGGAGCCGCTGGTGGACCGGTCCCCCATCGATACCGGTCTTGTCCTCGGCCGGTTCGCGGCCGCCCGACGGGAAGATGTGGACCGCGCGGTGGCCGCAGCCCATCGCGCGCAATCCGAGTGGGGCCGACGGCCCTGGCGCGAACGTCTGACCCGACTCCGACAGGCGGCCGGGCTGATACGGGAGCGGAAATACGATCTCGCGGCCGTGATGAGTCTCGAGGTCGGCAAGAGCCGGCTGGAAGCGATGGGTGACGCCGAGGAGTCGGCCGACCTGATCGACTACTACTGCCAGCAGGTGGAGGACGCGGACGGATTCGTCCGCCCGATGGGACGGATCACTCCGGTCGAGCGCAACACCGACGTTCTGCGGCCCTATGGCGTATTCGCCTGCATCGCGCCGTTCAACTTCCCGCTCGCACTGTCGGCCGGCATGTCCTCGGCCGCGCTGGCCGCCGGCAACGCGGTAGTCTACAAGCCGGCCGAGGACACACCATGGACCGGGCTCCGGCTGTACGAGGTCTATCGTGACGCGGGACTCCCGGCCGGTGTGTTCAACCTGCTGATCGGCCACCGGGAGGAGATCGGTGACCCCTTGTGGCAGCATCCCGGGGTGGACGGTGTGGTCTTCACCGGATCGAAGGCCGTCGGGATGCGGATTCACGCCGGGCTCGCAGGACGGTGGATCAAGCCCTGCCTGCTGGAGCTGGGCGGGAAGAACGCGGCCATCGTACTGCCAAGCGCCGATCTCGACGCGGCGGCGGAAGGAGTGATGCGCTCGGCGTTCAGCCTGCAGAACCAGAAATGCAGCGCCACCTCCCGGCTCTACGTCCATCGGGCGGTGGCGGAGCCGTTCGTGCAGCGACTCCTGGAGAAGACCCGCGCCATCCGCATGGGCGATCCCTCCGAGCGCGACGTCTTCTTCGGGCCGGTGATCAACCAGCGCGCGGTCGAGCGCTACGAGCGCGCCGCGGCGCAGGCCCGGGCCGAAGGGACCGTGCTGCTGGGTGGCGCGCGGCTCGCCGGCGGGATTTTCGACCGGGGACACTTCGTTGCCCCTACCATCGCCCGGGTTCCGCTCACCAGCTCGCTCTTCCGCGAGGAGCTCTTCGTCCCCATCCTCGCGGTCGGTGAGGTGGAGAGTCTCGACCAGGCGCTGTCCGAGACCAACGCCGTGGACTACGGGTTGACCGCCGGCATCTTCTCGGGCGAGCGGACCGAGGTCGAGCGCTTCTTCGACGAGGTCCAGGCCGGGGTCTGTTACGCCAACAAGCGCACCGGCGCCACCACGGGCGCCTGGCCCGGTGCCCAGCCGTTCTGCGGCTGGAAGGGCTCAGGCTCCACCGGCAAAGGCGGCTGCGGGCCGTACTACGTCGCCCAGTTCATGCGAGAGCAGAGTCGCACCATCATCGAGGAGCCAGCGTGAGAGACTATCCCCGAATCGTCGTCGCGCCGCCGGGTCCCCGGGCCAGGGAGATCGTCGACCGGGACGCCACCTGGACTTCCACCTGCTACATCAAGGAGTATCCCCTGGTGGTGGCGCGCGGACGGGGCGCGATGGTGGAGGACGTCGACGGGAACCGGTTCCTCGACTTCATGGCCGGCATCGCGGTCTCGTCCACCGGCTACGGGCATCCCAAGGTGGTAGCCGCCGTCAAGGACGCGGCCGACCGCTTCCTTCACATCTGCGGCTCCGACTTCTACTACGAGAGCATGGCCGTCCTCTGCGAGCGGCTGGCGCGGAGCGCTCCGGGTGCCTCGAAGAAACGGGTCTTTCTCACCAACTCCGGGACCGAGGCGGTCGAAGCCGCCATCAAGCTGGCCCGCTACGCCACGCGCCGCACCGCCATCATCGCGTTCCGCGGGGCGTTCCACGGCCGCACCACCGGCGCGGTGAGCCTCACCTCCAGCAAGGCTCGGCAGCACGCCGGCTTCGGACCCCTGCTCCCGGACGTGCATCACGTACCCTACGCCTACCGGTACCGGTGTCAGTGGTGCGCCGATCAGCCGGAGTGCACGCGGGGATGCATCGACGCGATCGAGCAGGAGCTCTTCAGCCGTCATCTCGATCCCCGCGACGTCGCCGCCATCTTCGTCGAGCCGATTCAAGGCGAGGGTGGTTACGTGGTGCCGCCGCCCGGCTGGCTCCGCTGGCTGCGCGAGATCTGCGATCGCCACGGCATCCTGCTGGTGGCCGACGAGGTTCAGTGCGGGGTCGGCCGCACCGGAAAGATGTGGGCCTGCGAGCACGAGGGCGTCGAGCCGGACATCCTGCTCACCGCCAAGGGGCTCGGCTCGGGCATGCCGATCGGGGCGATGATCGCCAAGGAATCGGTGACCACGTGGGAAAGTGGGTCCCATGGCTCGACGTTCGGCGGCAATCCGGTCTGCTGTGCCGCCGCGCTCGCGACACTGGATCTGGTCGAGGGCGGGCTCATGGCCAACGCCGTCACGATGGGCGAGCGCCTGCAGGCAGGGGTCCGGACCCTGGCGCAGAAGCATCAGTGCATCGGGGACGTACGCGGCGTCGGGCTCATGGTCGGGGTCGAGTTCGTGAAGAGCCGCGCGACGCGTGACCCCGCCCCCGAACTGGTGCACCATCTGGTGCAGCGCGCGTTCGAGCGCGGGCTCCTCCTGCTCGGCGCCGGCAAGAGCGCGCTCCGGCTGGCGCCACCGCTGGTGGTGGACGGCGAGGACGTGGACACGGCGCTGGGTATGATCGACACCATCCTGGACGAGCTCGATTGAGCGGTGGCTCTAAGGTCACCACCATGCGGGAGGCCATCGCCGCGCAGGTGCGCGATGGCGACACGGTGGTGATCGAGGGCTTCACCCATCTCATCTGCTTCGCGGCCGGCCATGAGATCATCCGCCAGCGCCGGCGGGATCTCACGCTCTGCCGGCTCACCCCCGACTTGATCTACGATCAGATGATCGCCGCCGGCTGCGCCCGCAAGCTGGTCTTCTCCTGGGCGGGGAATCCCGGGGCCGGCTCCCTGCACGCATTCCGCCGTGCGGTGGAGCGGGGCGAGCCCCCGCTCGAGATCGAGGAGTACTCCCACTTCGGCATGGTCGCGCGGTTGAGCGCCGGCGCCGCGCGACTCCCGTTCTGGACCATGCGCAACTACATGGGCACTGATCTTCCCGCCGCAAACCCCAGGATTCGGACGATCACCTGCCCCTATACCGGCGAGCTGCTGGCCACCGTGCCGGCGCTCAACCCGGATGTGACCATCGTGCACGCGCAGCGGGCCGATGCCGAGGGGAACACCCAGATCTGGGGCCTTCTTGGTGTGCAGAAGGAAGCGGCCTTCGCCTCGGACCGGGTGATCGTGGTGGTGGAGGAGCTGGTGGACGAGCGCGTCATCCGCGCCGATCCCAACCGGACGTTGATTCCCGGGATCGTGGTGGACGCGGTCGTGGTGGAACCCTGGGGCGCGCATCCCTCCTACGCTCAGGGTTACTACGACCGGGACAACGAGTTCTACGTCGCCTGGGAGGGGATCTCCCGAGACCAGGCGGCGCTCGGGCGCTATCTGGACGAGTTCGTGTACGGCGTGCCGGACCGGGCAGCCTACGTGGCCAAGTGCGGCGGGCTCGCGAGGCTTCGGGCGGGAGAGCAGGTGTGCGCGGGGGTGAACTATGGGTTTTAGGTGACCCACACTCCCAGCGAGATGATGGCCGCCGTCGCGGCTCGAGAGCTCAGGGACGGGGAGGTCGTCTTCGTCGGGATCGGGCTGCCCAACCTGGCCTGCAATCTCGCCCGGGCGCTGCATGCGCCCCGGCTGGTCCTCATTTACGAGTCGGGGGCCGTGGGCGCCGTGCCCGAGCGGCTGCCCGTCTCGATCGGCGACCCGTCGCTGGTCACCGGCTCCCTCATGGTCTGCGGGATGGCGGACGTCTTCCAATGTTTCCTGCAGAACGGCCGGATCGAGGTCGGTTTCCTGGGCGGCGCGCAGATCGACCGGTACGGCAACATCAACACGACCGTGGTGGGCGCCTACGAGCATCCGTCCGTCCGGCTGCCGGGAAGCGGCGGGGCCGCCGAGATCGCCATTCACGCGCGCCGGACGCTGGTGATCAGCCGGCTCAACCGCCGCGCGTTTCCCGAGCGCGTCGACTTCGTCACCAGCCCGGGCCACCGGGTCGATGGTCACACTCGCCGTGAGCTCCGCATGCCCGGCGCCGGTCCGGTCAAGGTGGTCACTGACAAGGCCATCCTCGAGGCCGAGCCGGACACGGGCGAGCTCGCACTCGCCTCACTCTACCCCGGGGTCACCGCTGACGAGGTCCGGGATGGCGTCGGCTGGCCGCTCCGGGTCCGCCCCCAGCTCGGCGCGGTCGATCCGCCCACCGACCGCGAGCTCCGCCTGCTGCGTGACGTGCTGGATCCTCAGCGTCTCTTCCTCAAGGCTTGAGCCCACCGATGACCGCAACCGCCGAGCGTGAATCGACCGGTCTGACCCGCGTGCTCGGCCTGCGGGACATGGTGCTCTTCAACCTGGTAGCGGTGGTGAGCCTTCGCTGGGTCGCCACGGCATCGGCGGCGGGGCCCAGCTCGATCACGCTGTGGATTCTGGCGGCGCTGCTCTTCTTCATCCCGCAAGGCCTCGCCGTCAACGATATGGCGGCCCGTTATCCCGAGGAAGGCGGCATCTACTGCTGGACCAAACGCGCCTTCGGAGACGGGCACGGCTTCCTCTGCGGCTGGTGCTACTGGGTCAACAACATCCTCTATTATCCGAACCTGCTGATCGCGACTGCCGTGGTCGGGACCTACGCGTTCGGTCAGGGCGAGACCGGACTGGCCGACCGCTGGATCTATGTGCTGCCGGCCACGCTGGGCGTCCTCTGGTTCGCGGTGGCGCTCAACATCGTCGGGGTGCGCACCGGCCGCTGGCTGCAGAACTTCGGGGCCATCGCCACCTATCTGCCGGCCCTGCTGCTCGTGGGCCTGGGCATGCACGCGGCGCTCACCCGCCCGCCGGCGACACCGATGTCGCTGCACGACCTGCTGCCCAACTTCGGCAACCTCTCCGAGCTCAACCTCTGGGCCTCGATCGCGTTCGCCTTTGCCGGGTTGGAACTCGCCGCGGTGATGGGTGGCGAGGTGCGAGATCCGGCACGGACGCTGCCCCGGTCGGTGCTCATCTCGGCGCCGCTGATCGCCGGGGTCTATCTGGCGGGGACCGCCGCCGTGCTCTGGTTGATCCCCAGTCATGACGTGCGGATCGTCTCCGGCTTCCTCCAGGCGATGGCGGCGGGAACCCGGGAGCTTGGCCCTGGCCTCGGCTGGCTCGCGTCGATCGCCGCCGCGCTCTTCGTGATCGGCAATGTAGGCGGCGTGGGGGCCTGGCTCGCGGGGCCGGCGCGGGTGGCATTCGTGATTGGATTGGATCGCTACTTTCCGCCGGCGTTCGGGCGGGTGCATCCCAAGTGGCGCACTCCCTACGTGGCGATCCTCACCCAGGCGGTCCTGGCGACGGTCTTCCTGCTGGTCTCGGTGCTGGGTAAAGGCACGACGGTCGAGAAGGCGTATCTGATCATTCTCGACACCATGCTGCTGGTGTACTTCATCCCCTACATCTACCTGTTCATCGCCTATCTGGGCATCCGCTTGCGGGAACCGGTGCCCGCCGATGGCGCCGTGCCGCGGAGCCGCGCGGCGGCAGCCCTCACCGGGGTCGCGGGGCTCGGGCTCACTCTCTTCGCCATGGTGGTCGCGACCATTCCACCGGCCGACACCGCCGAGCCGTGGCTCTTCCGGCTCAAGGTGATCGGCGGGGCAGCATTCTTCGTGGTGCTCGGGCTTCTGATTTATTGGCGGGGACGCCGGTGAGGGTCAGTCACCCGTGGCGGGCGGCCGGCCTGGCGCTCGTCGCGATGCTGGTGTCGCTTTCGTCCGAGCTCCCGGCGCAGCGCGCGCCGGTGCTGCAGCAGGTCAAAGTCCGTCACCCCTATTACTACCGCGAGATGTACATCCCCCAGCCCACCAGCGGCCCAGCGTCGGTGGCGTGGAGCCCGGACGGTCGCGAGCTGGTGTATTCGATGCAGGGCTCGCTCTGGCGCCAACGGCTGGGGAGCAGGGAAGCGCACCAGCTCACCGATGGGCCGGGATACGACTACCAGCCAGACTGGTCGCCCGACGGGCGGCGCATCGTCTATGCGTCCTACCAGCACGATGCGATCGAGCTCCGGCTGCTCGACCTCACGACGGGGGCATCCACTTCCCTCATCGCTGACGGCTCGGTGAATCTGGAGCCGCGCTGGCGACCGGATGGCGAGCGGATCGCGTTCGTCTCGTCGGCGTATCAGGGCCGCTGGCACGTCTTCACGGCAGCAATCACCGGGGAGGGCCGAGCGCAAGGCATCGAGCGTGTCACCGAGGACCACGAGAGCGGACTCCCGCGGTACTACTACAACACCCTCGATCAATATCTCTCGCCTTCCTGGTCGCCCGATGGGAGCGAGCTCCTGCTGATCTCCAACCGCGGGCACGTGTGGGGCTCCGGCGGATTCTGGCGGATGCCGGCGCACCCAGGTGGTGCCATGCGCGAAGTGCGCTACGAGGAGACCAACTGGAAGGCCCGTCCCGACTGGAGCCGGGACGGACGCCGTGTCGTGTACAGCTCGTATCTCGGCCGTCAGTGGCATCAGCTCTGGCTGATGACCGCCGACGGTGGCGATCCGTTCCAGCTCACCTACGGGGACTTCGACGCCACCTCCCCGCGCTGGTCGCCCGACGGTCGGCGCATCGCATACATCAGCAACGAGGCTGGGAACACGTCCCTCTGGGTGGTGGACCTGCCCGGTGGCCGGCGGGAGAAGGTGTGTCCCGAGCACCGGATCTACCGGTCCGCCGTCGGCGCGCTCCACGTGGTGGTGACCGAAGCAGGTAAGAGCGTAAGCGCGCGGGTGTCGGTCACCGGTCCTGACGGGCGGAGCTTCGCGCCGGACGACGCGTGGCGCCACGCGGACGACGGGTTTGACCGCGGCGAGCGCAAGTTCGAGTATGGCTACTTCCACGTCGCGGGAAGGGCCACGCTGACACTGCCCGCCGGGCGCTATACCGTGGAGGTATCCCACGGTCCCGAGTACCGGGTCGTCAGTCGCACGGTGCAGGTCCACCCGCCCGCGGCGACCACGCTGAGCGCGGCCCTCGAGCGATTGGACGATCTCCCGGCCCGCGGCTGGTACAGCGCCGACCTGCACGTGCACATGAACTACGGCGGCGTCTATCGCAACACCCCGGCCCATCTCGCCTCGCAGGCCCGTGCCGAGGACCTCCATCTGGTGGAGAACCTCATCGTCAATAAGGAGGGCAGGATCCCGGACATCGGGTACTTCCTGGGCCATCCGGATCCGGTCTCGACCGCGAGCACCGTGGTAGTCCATGATCAGGAGTTCCATACCAGCTACTGGGGCCACGTCGGTCTGCTTGGCCTGCGCGACCACGTCCTGCTGCCGGGTTACGCGGGCTATGCCAATACCGCGGCGGCGAGCCTGGTGCCCACCAATGCCGAGGTCCTCGACCTGGCGCACGCGGAGGGCGGCGTCACCGGATACGTCCATCCCTTCGACAGCGACCCGGCGCCGGAAGACACGACAACTCCGCTCACGGCCGAGTTCCCGGTGGACGTAGCGCTGGGCAAGGTGGACTACTACGAGGCACTGGGATTCGTCGACGATCCGATGGCGACGGCCAAGGTCTGGTACCGGGTCCTCAACTGCGGCTTCCGACTGCCCGCGGGTGCGGGCACCGATGCCATGGCCAACTTCGCTTCACTCCGCGGCCCCGTGGGGATGAACCGGGTGTACGTGCGGAGCGGCGCACCGCTGACCCAGCGCCGGCTGCTGGATTCGCTCGAGGCGGGGCGGAGCTTCGCGACCAATGGCCCGCTGCTCGATTTCGGTATCGAACATCGCGGGGTAGGGCAGGAGCTGGCCGTTCCGGCGGGATCGCGCGAGGTGACGGCGCACGTGTCGCTGCGGTCGAACGTGCCGGTCGATCATCTCGAGATCATCGGCAACGGCGATGTCGTCCGGGAGGTGCCGCTCGCCGGTGACAGGACCAGAGTCTCAGTCGATCTCCGGCTGCCGATCCGCCGGAGCGGCTGGTATCTGCTCCGGGCGCGAACCGATCGCGCGGTCTATCCTGTGCTCGACCTCTATCCCTACGCAACCACGAGCCCGATCTATGTGATCGTCGGGGGCCAGCCGATCAGATCGGCGGGGGACGCCGAGTACTTTCTGGCGTGGATCGGCCGGCTCGTGCAGGGCGTCGAGCGGCACACGGGGTGGAACGGGAAGGAGGAGCGGGAAACCGTGCTGGCGGTCCTGGCAAAGGCGCGCGCCGAGTTCGAGCTGCGGAAATGATTGCGGGGCACTCGCGTCACGTCGCGTTGACGGGCCTCCACTGGCCCGCTAAGTTGCCGCCTCGCAAGGGGACAGGTGGCCGAGCGGTTGAAGGCGCACGCCTGGAAAGCGTGTAAACGTCAAAAGCGTTTCGAGGGTTCGAATCCCTCCCTGTCCGCTTCTCTCCTCGTCACGGCGATCTAGACCTGGGTGGGAGTGCTCGTCGGTGACAGCTGCCCACCGGTGCGCAGGTCGTCCGCGAACTCGGCCGGCAGGTCGCTCGCCCGGATGCCGCGCATGGCCTCATTCAGATCGTACTCGACCCGGACGAGCTCCACCGATGGCGCCCGCTGGCCAACGTCCAACAGCACGTATCCGGCGCGCCAGTCGCCGTCCTTGGGGCGCCCCACGCTGCCGGTGTTCACGAAGTGCATCCCACCGACCTCGCGGTGCCACGGCTTATGGGTATGGCCGAACGCGATTACGTCGCCCGGTTTCATCCCGGCGTAGCCGGCCATCTTCAAGCAGAACTCGTCGGGCCGGGCCTCGGTCCAGTAGAGGGTATTGAGCGTCGGCGTCCCGTGCACCAGCACGAGACGCGGCCCTGCGACATGGCCGCCGTTGGGCAACACGTCGATACGGAACGGCAACCCGCCCAAGTACGCCCTGGTCTTGGCCGAGACATGTCGCCGGGTCCAGTCGTAACTCAGGTGGGACAGCTCCTCCTGGTGCGGGTCCTCGTAGCGGCACCCGCAGTGCTTGTAGCCGGTCGCCACGGTCGAGTCGTAGTTGCCCGCGACGCCCGGTATCCCTGCGCCCGCGATCATCGCGACGGTCTCGTCGGGCCAGGGGGCGTACCCGACCAAGTCGCCCAGGTGGTACACCGCACCGATATTCCGTCGCACGATATCCGCATGCACCGCCGTGAGCGCCGGGAGATTGGCGTGCACGTCGGAGATGAGTGCGTATCTCACGGCTCTGTGTCAGCTGAGGTCGACGCCACTGGTTTCTCCGTGTATGGCGGGCGTCAGGCGCAGCACTCCGGGCCGCAGCAGGCGTGCACCCGCTCAGTGGGGTTGCTGTCCGCTACCGTTGGTGCGGTGGGCTTGCCGGCGCGGATGAATGCGCCCATGACCCGGCCGCCGACTTCACGCGCGAGCACCTCCGTGTCCAGACCCGCTCCGGTGAGGAAGGCCTTCGCGTCCTCGAACTCATAGATGCGGGTGGGCTCGATGTCGATCGTCTCGAACCCAGCCTCCCACAGGAGGGCATGAAACTCCTGCTCGGTGAGCGCCCCTGCAACGCACCCGACCCACAGCTCCATGCTCGACCGGACCGCCGTCGGAACATCCCCCCGGACCACCACGTCGGAGACGGCGAAGCGCCCGCCGGGCCGGAGCACGCGGAATGCCTCGGCGATCACCTTCCGCTTGTCGGCGGACAGGTTGATCACGCAGTTGGAGATGATGACGTCCACCGAGGCGTCGGGCAGCGGGATGGCCTCGATGTCGCCCTGCAGGAACTCGACATTCTCCACCCCTGCCTTGCGCTGGTTCTCGCGGGCGAGCGCCAGCATCTCATCGGTCATGTCCAGGCCGTACGCCTTGCCCTTGGGGCCGACACGCTTGGCGGAGAGCAGGACATCGATACCGCCACCAGAGCCCAGGTCGAGCACCACCTCACCCTCGTGCAGCTCCGCCAGCGCGGTGGGATTGCCGCACCCGAGCGACGCCAGCACCGCCTCGGCAGGGAGGGTTGCCGTCTGGGCGTCGGTGTAGAGGTTGGAGGTGATCGGGTCCTCGGCCGACGTTCCGCAGGAGCTTCCGCCGCAGCAGCTACTCTTCGTCCCACTGGCGACCTGGAGCGCCGCCTTGCCGTAGCGCTCGCGGACGGTGGACTTGATGTCCTCGGTGCCCATCTCGACCTCATCAAAAAAGGTTGATATGTCGGAGAAAAAAGGGGCGGCTCAGCAGCAGCCGCTCCGGCGCTCCGCTGCCGATGGAGCGGACGCCAGCGCCTCGATCCGCTCGGCCACCTCGGCCAGCGCGTCAGAATTCAGCGTGTAGTACATCCAGCGCCCCTCCCGGCGGTCCATCACGAGCCCGGCCTCCTTGAGGACCTTGAGATGGAAGGACAGCCGGGACTGCGCCGCGTCGAGCGCATCCGTCAGGTCGCACACGCAGCGCTCGCCGAAGCGCAAGCGCTGGAGAATGGAAAGCCGTGTCGGGTCGGACAGGGCGTGAAACAGCTCGGCGCCCCTGGCATGATTGGTCTTGATTCGCGTGGCCATGAGCGCAACGTATCAAGAAATCCTGATGTGTCAAGTGCGGAAGCCGCGCAACAACGAAGGCGCCGGCGGGGGCGCAGCCGAGGGCGAGGGATGCGGGATCACGAGTTGCGCCGCCCCGCAGCCGGGCTCGCCTTCCGAGAATCGCGTCGAACTGTCGCTGGAGGGGGCCTGGCGAGACCCGAGTAGGAGAGCGCTTATGCGGCCGAACAGGGCTCGACGCCTGGCAGGCAGTGTAGCGAGCGCGTCCGGGCTTGTCCACCCTGCGAGCGGACACGGACCTCTCGAGGGCGACCCGGAGCCAGCTCTCTTGGGCAGGCAGAGGCGCGCCGGCCGAAGTCCCACCACGATCCTCCAGACGGTGGCCAGTGCGAACGGGCTAGCGCCCTGTAGAAAAGTGACTTACCCTTCTGCCGATGACTTCCCGCCGCACCTCCGGGGCCCTCGCGTCACCGGCGCGCCGCATCATCGCCATGCTCCTGGCGGTGGTCCAGCTCGTGATGGTGCTGGCTTCGTTGACCGAGGTGCCCGACCATGCGGGTGGGCGGGTGGTCGCCGGCACCGGAGAACGTTCCCTCCACGAGGCCTTCGCTCCCTCGGACCCCGGGCACGAGCGCGCCAAGCACGACGAGGCGACCTGCCCCGCGTGCATCGTACGGTCGCTCCATGCCCGACTGGAGGCACTGGCACCGCTCCCGATCTCGGGAGCCGAGCAGCACACCGCGGCCCTTCCGGCCCCGGCGTCCCTCCCCTGTGTCGACCCTTCCTTCAGCAACTTCTCCCGAGCCCCTCCCGTCGTAGGCTGAGCCCCGGGTTCTCCGTGAGAGTGAGCCGAGCCGCCAGCTGACGGCCGGTTTTCGTCACCTATCATAGGCAAAGCATGCGACACCTCCTCTGGGTGTGTGCACTGGCGTCCTCTGCCAGCGCGGCATTCGGACAGCAGCCCGACACGACCGTTCGGCCGCCCGCACTCGAGCGGGGCCCCGCGGGCGACTCGCTCGAGCTGGCGCTCCGGCCCGACTGTCTTCGGCCCAGCGCCGACACCGCGCCGGCGCCGACCGCCTCTCTCTGCCTGACCCGTGAGCGGGCGATCGCCGAAGCGCTGTCGCACAATCCGCAGCTCCAAGTATCGGCAGAGCAGGTGGCCCAGGCGCGCGCCCGGAAGGTGCAGGCCACGGCGATTCCCGATCCCGCATTCAGTGCCGCGTTCGACCAGTCCCCCGGGTTGTTCGGCGCGGGCGGCTCGACGGAGCGGAGCGTGATCGCGAGTCTGACGATTCCGTTCGTCGACAAGTTCCGGCTGCAAGGCCGCATCGGGACGGCAGATGTTCATTCGGCCACCTTCTCCGCCGCGCTGACCCGGCAACTGATCGTCTCGCAAACGTCGCAGACCTACGACTCACTGCTGGCCGCCCTTCGTCGGGAGCGGGACCTTGGTGAGGCCAAGGCCCTGGCCCAGGACTTCGTCCGGCGGGCTCAGGCCCGGTACAACGCCGGGACGACACCGAAGCTCGACCTGGTCCGGGCGCAGGTGGAGCTGGGCCAGGCGGAGAACCAGCTCATCGCGAACGCGCGGGACGTCGCGAACGCGCGGGCCGCGCTGAATCGCCTGGTGGGCCGCCCACTCGGCGCTCCGGTCGCGGCGGCCGACTCACTGGCCGTGCCGCCGGCCCTGCCCGATCTCGCCCGACTGGAGGCCGCCGCCCTCGCCGCCCGGCCCGAGCTGGGCGACCTCAAGAGCCAGCAGGAGGGGGCGCGAGCCACCACCGGGCTCGCCCGCGAGTACTGGCTCCCCGACCTGACGGTCGGCATCAGTCGCGACTATGCCGACCCGGGACCGGGT
Coding sequences within it:
- a CDS encoding metalloregulator ArsR/SmtB family transcription factor; its protein translation is MATRIKTNHARGAELFHALSDPTRLSILQRLRFGERCVCDLTDALDAAQSRLSFHLKVLKEAGLVMDRREGRWMYYTLNSDALAEVAERIEALASAPSAAERRSGCC
- a CDS encoding metallophosphoesterase family protein; amino-acid sequence: MRYALISDVHANLPALTAVHADIVRRNIGAVYHLGDLVGYAPWPDETVAMIAGAGIPGVAGNYDSTVATGYKHCGCRYEDPHQEELSHLSYDWTRRHVSAKTRAYLGGLPFRIDVLPNGGHVAGPRLVLVHGTPTLNTLYWTEARPDEFCLKMAGYAGMKPGDVIAFGHTHKPWHREVGGMHFVNTGSVGRPKDGDWRAGYVLLDVGQRAPSVELVRVEYDLNEAMRGIRASDLPAEFADDLRTGGQLSPTSTPTQV
- a CDS encoding arsenite methyltransferase, which translates into the protein MGTEDIKSTVRERYGKAALQVASGTKSSCCGGSSCGTSAEDPITSNLYTDAQTATLPAEAVLASLGCGNPTALAELHEGEVVLDLGSGGGIDVLLSAKRVGPKGKAYGLDMTDEMLALARENQRKAGVENVEFLQGDIEAIPLPDASVDVIISNCVINLSADKRKVIAEAFRVLRPGGRFAVSDVVVRGDVPTAVRSSMELWVGCVAGALTEQEFHALLWEAGFETIDIEPTRIYEFEDAKAFLTGAGLDTEVLAREVGGRVMGAFIRAGKPTAPTVADSNPTERVHACCGPECCA
- a CDS encoding TolC family protein, with product MRHLLWVCALASSASAAFGQQPDTTVRPPALERGPAGDSLELALRPDCLRPSADTAPAPTASLCLTRERAIAEALSHNPQLQVSAEQVAQARARKVQATAIPDPAFSAAFDQSPGLFGAGGSTERSVIASLTIPFVDKFRLQGRIGTADVHSATFSAALTRQLIVSQTSQTYDSLLAALRRERDLGEAKALAQDFVRRAQARYNAGTTPKLDLVRAQVELGQAENQLIANARDVANARAALNRLVGRPLGAPVAAADSLAVPPALPDLARLEAAALAARPELGDLKSQQEGARATTGLAREYWLPDLTVGISRDYADPGPGVLFTGVSFPIPLFFWQHSRGEIGEARHRELELAAAYRDLQGQVGQDLRAAYAAADAARRQVVYLRDALLPLARQAYRIASVSYGLGGSSALELLDARRNLLEAESQYTDALAAANSTRADLQRAAATPLDTFETGDTHDR